One Mucilaginibacter ginkgonis genomic region harbors:
- a CDS encoding glycine--tRNA ligase, producing the protein MSKTTDELFKNVIAHAKEYGFVFQSSEIYDGLSAVYDYGQFGAELKNNIKTYWWKAMVQMNQNIVGIDSAIFMHPKIWEASGHVGGFSDPMIDNKVTKKRYRADQLIEDKIEDLLNIAFKEVSLAVNKKYPDLQNNLEALIDINAVRDYIKNPPVGKAINLDFAADAAKDTYKAIQEHPSAKKSFSLFKEFTDALLAEDLDELKSLIAKYEINDPNSKEKPDWTEVRQFNLMFSTQMGAIADDADKVYLRPETAQGIFVNYLNVQKSGRMKIPFGIAQIGKAFRNEVIARQFIIRMREFEQMEMQFFVRPGTEMEWYNHWKQARLKWHLALGTDEAKYRYHDHTKLAHYANAAVDIEYDFPFGFKEVEGIHSRTDFDLSQHQQFSGKKMQYFDPELGEDGKPYGNYIPYVIETSIGLDRMFLLTMINAYEEEDLSTEDKQDSRTVLHLHPCLAPVKAAIFPLTKKDGLPEKAREIMEALQIDFNLQYEEKDAIGKRYRRQDAIGTPFCITVDHQTLEDNTVTLRHRDSMEQERVPADQLDKIIGDLVSWKNLLKG; encoded by the coding sequence ATGAGTAAAACTACCGACGAGCTTTTTAAAAATGTGATCGCCCATGCTAAAGAGTATGGTTTTGTTTTTCAATCGAGTGAGATATATGACGGACTGAGCGCTGTTTATGATTATGGCCAGTTTGGCGCCGAGCTGAAGAACAACATCAAAACGTACTGGTGGAAGGCGATGGTGCAAATGAACCAAAACATTGTCGGTATAGATTCGGCCATATTTATGCACCCTAAAATTTGGGAAGCCAGCGGCCACGTAGGCGGCTTTAGCGACCCGATGATAGATAATAAAGTTACAAAAAAGCGATATCGTGCAGATCAGTTAATTGAGGATAAAATTGAAGACCTACTGAATATAGCATTTAAAGAGGTAAGTTTAGCGGTCAACAAAAAATATCCAGATTTACAAAATAATCTAGAAGCGCTTATTGACATTAATGCAGTAAGAGACTATATCAAAAATCCTCCAGTGGGGAAAGCAATAAATCTTGATTTTGCGGCTGATGCAGCAAAAGACACATACAAGGCTATACAAGAGCATCCATCTGCAAAAAAATCTTTTTCCCTTTTCAAAGAATTTACCGATGCTCTTTTGGCAGAAGATTTGGACGAATTAAAATCTCTGATAGCCAAGTATGAGATTAATGATCCTAATAGTAAAGAAAAACCTGACTGGACAGAAGTCCGCCAGTTCAATCTCATGTTCAGCACTCAAATGGGCGCTATTGCTGATGATGCCGACAAGGTTTACCTGCGCCCCGAGACGGCACAAGGTATATTTGTAAATTACTTAAACGTGCAAAAATCGGGCAGGATGAAGATACCTTTTGGTATAGCACAAATTGGTAAGGCATTCCGCAACGAAGTGATTGCCCGCCAGTTTATTATCCGCATGCGCGAATTTGAGCAAATGGAAATGCAGTTCTTTGTTCGCCCGGGCACTGAAATGGAATGGTACAATCACTGGAAACAGGCACGTTTAAAATGGCACTTAGCGCTAGGAACCGATGAGGCAAAGTACCGTTACCATGACCATACCAAACTGGCACACTATGCAAACGCGGCTGTTGATATCGAGTATGACTTTCCGTTTGGCTTTAAAGAAGTAGAGGGCATACACAGCCGCACAGACTTCGACCTGAGCCAGCATCAGCAGTTTAGCGGTAAAAAAATGCAATACTTTGACCCCGAGTTGGGCGAAGATGGCAAACCTTACGGAAATTACATTCCGTATGTGATCGAGACATCTATTGGCCTGGACCGTATGTTCCTGCTTACGATGATCAACGCTTACGAAGAAGAAGACCTGAGCACTGAAGATAAACAAGACAGCCGTACTGTTTTGCACCTGCACCCATGCCTGGCACCTGTTAAGGCCGCGATATTCCCGTTGACCAAGAAAGACGGTTTGCCTGAAAAGGCCCGCGAAATAATGGAAGCCTTACAGATTGACTTTAACCTGCAATACGAAGAAAAAGATGCTATCGGCAAACGGTACCGCCGCCAGGACGCGATAGGTACACCATTTTGTATAACGGTAGACCATCAGACTTTGGAAGACAATACCGTAACCCTTCGCCATCGCGACAGTATGGAGCAGGAACGTGTTCCTGCAGATCAACTGGATAAGATAATTGGCGACCTGGTGAGCTGGAAGAATTTATTGAAGGGCTAA
- a CDS encoding AI-2E family transporter: protein MVLKEYPYYLKVTVILFGLILFIHILGALGDVLVPLAFALLVAILLNPLCNKLNSYKIPRPVAIIIALVIAILGVAAILYFLSAQIISFSSSFPELQKKFGDITQQVENWVHTNFGIDAERQVAFIKSTLSNSKAFFGRTLSTVLGTLGLIFLIPVYTFMILYYKNLILNFLYEVFSEKNSKQVAEILKETKSAVQSYIVGLLVEMVIVAIMNSVALLLLGVKYAILLGVIGAILNMLPYIGGLIAIALPILIATVTKDGYSTQFGILIAYLVIQFIDNNIVFPRVVSFKVQINALISIVIVLLGNELWGIAGMFLSVPFVAVIKIIFDRIDELKPWGKLLGDTIPTRPLGRNFLRPKAKAAA, encoded by the coding sequence ATGGTTTTAAAAGAATACCCGTATTATTTAAAGGTAACGGTCATCCTCTTCGGGCTGATCTTGTTTATACATATCCTTGGAGCCCTGGGCGACGTTTTAGTGCCGCTGGCCTTTGCCTTGCTGGTAGCGATTTTGCTTAATCCGCTTTGCAATAAACTTAACAGTTACAAAATACCCAGGCCGGTTGCCATCATCATTGCGCTGGTAATCGCTATACTTGGTGTAGCAGCCATATTATATTTTTTATCCGCGCAGATCATCTCGTTCAGTTCATCCTTCCCGGAGTTGCAAAAGAAATTCGGAGACATAACCCAGCAGGTAGAAAACTGGGTGCATACCAATTTCGGTATCGATGCAGAGCGGCAGGTAGCTTTCATTAAAAGCACGCTCAGCAATAGTAAAGCTTTTTTTGGCCGTACATTAAGTACTGTATTAGGCACGTTGGGTTTGATCTTTTTGATCCCCGTGTATACCTTCATGATCCTTTACTATAAAAACTTGATCCTGAATTTCCTGTACGAAGTTTTCTCTGAAAAGAACTCTAAACAAGTGGCGGAAATATTAAAAGAAACCAAGTCGGCAGTACAGAGCTATATTGTTGGTTTGTTAGTAGAGATGGTCATCGTTGCCATCATGAACTCGGTGGCATTGCTGTTGCTGGGCGTGAAGTATGCTATTCTCCTTGGTGTTATCGGTGCTATATTAAATATGCTGCCGTACATTGGCGGCCTTATCGCTATCGCATTGCCTATACTTATTGCCACGGTCACCAAGGATGGCTACTCTACACAGTTTGGCATTCTGATAGCCTACCTTGTCATCCAGTTCATCGATAACAACATCGTATTCCCACGCGTGGTATCGTTTAAGGTGCAGATCAACGCGCTGATATCTATAGTGATCGTGTTGCTTGGCAACGAGCTTTGGGGCATAGCGGGTATGTTCTTGTCGGTACCATTTGTGGCGGTAATAAAGATCATCTTCGACCGTATAGACGAACTGAAACCCTGGGGTAAGTTATTAGGCGACACCATCCCCACCCGTCCGCTCGGCAGAAACTTTTTACGACCGAAAGCTAAAGCCGCGGCTTAA
- a CDS encoding DUF2490 domain-containing protein, which produces MKNVNLPKAMLALIISILTTVSANAQTNEFSGWGAWFHSQKLSKHWGLHIDAQFRSADKLAYLKNPLIRPGVHYYFANNKYATVGYLYTGTHRITPTQNTFRTEHRTWEQFIYMHKLSGNAVQHRFRLEQRYVGALGTSDPYFAQRFRYFIRGVIPTTKQTEFKKGTFVGLQNELFANIQNIEKTNNNVFDQNRAYVSFGYRFSKMIDLEAGYLNQYVKNLENDTFNHVAQIALYTRF; this is translated from the coding sequence ATGAAAAACGTTAATCTACCAAAGGCAATGCTTGCCTTAATCATTTCTATACTCACAACGGTTAGCGCCAACGCGCAGACAAATGAATTCTCTGGTTGGGGCGCATGGTTCCATTCGCAGAAACTATCTAAACATTGGGGCCTGCACATTGATGCCCAATTCCGCAGCGCGGATAAGCTTGCTTATCTAAAGAATCCTTTGATACGGCCGGGCGTACATTATTACTTTGCCAATAACAAGTACGCTACCGTTGGTTACTTATATACCGGCACGCACCGTATAACGCCAACGCAAAATACCTTCCGCACAGAGCACCGCACGTGGGAACAGTTTATCTACATGCACAAACTTAGCGGCAACGCCGTACAGCACAGGTTCCGGTTAGAGCAGCGTTACGTAGGCGCTCTGGGAACAAGCGACCCATATTTCGCTCAGCGTTTCAGGTATTTTATCAGGGGCGTTATCCCTACTACAAAACAAACAGAATTTAAAAAGGGGACTTTTGTTGGGTTGCAAAACGAGCTCTTTGCCAACATTCAGAACATCGAGAAAACGAATAATAATGTTTTCGATCAAAACCGGGCTTATGTGTCATTTGGTTACCGGTTTAGTAAAATGATAGACCTGGAAGCCGGTTACTTAAATCAATATGTTAAGAATCTGGAAAACGACACATTCAACCATGTCGCACAGATAGCATTGTACACCAGGTTTTAG
- a CDS encoding OsmC family protein produces the protein MKRTANAHWNGTLKDGKGEITTQSTTLNKTQYSFKTRFEEGVGTNPEELIAAAHAGCFTMAVGAALTQAGFTPGDLTTDAILDLDMQALSITGIHLELKASKIDGVDDAKFNEVAEGAKANCIISKVLNAPITLNVTYGA, from the coding sequence ATGAAACGCACAGCAAACGCACATTGGAACGGAACTTTAAAAGATGGTAAAGGCGAGATCACTACGCAAAGCACCACGCTTAACAAAACCCAATATTCATTTAAAACCCGTTTTGAAGAGGGTGTAGGTACCAACCCCGAAGAATTGATCGCGGCAGCCCATGCGGGCTGTTTTACAATGGCAGTCGGCGCGGCACTAACCCAGGCAGGCTTTACCCCCGGCGACCTGACTACAGATGCCATCCTTGACCTGGACATGCAGGCTTTGAGCATTACCGGTATTCACCTGGAATTGAAAGCATCCAAGATCGACGGTGTGGATGATGCAAAGTTCAACGAAGTCGCTGAAGGGGCAAAGGCCAATTGCATAATTTCTAAAGTGCTTAACGCGCCTATCACGCTGAATGTAACTTACGGCGCATAA
- the namA gene encoding NADPH dehydrogenase NamA — MSQLFSPLQIKNLQLKNRLVVSPMCEYSSEDGFATDWHLVHLGSRAVGGAALVLTEAIAVSPEGRISYADLGIYKDEHIEKLKQIVDFVHEQGAYIGTQLAHAGRKGSTHKPWDGGKQIPSDQPNGWKTVGPSAIPFTPEQEPPLELDITGIDKVIADFKAAALRSHEAGFDVIELHAAHGYLINQFLSPLSNQRADNYGGSFENRIRLLIEIIDAIKEVWPEDKTIFVRISATEWTDGGWTDDDSVSLAKVLNERGVDLIDCSTGGNVAGAKIPLSPGYQVQFAEKVKQEAGILTGAVGLITESNQAEEIIRSGRADLIFMARELLRDPYFPLRAAHELGTETQWPKQYERAQWK; from the coding sequence ATGAGCCAATTATTTTCGCCGCTGCAGATAAAGAATTTGCAGCTTAAAAACAGGTTGGTGGTATCACCCATGTGCGAATATTCGTCTGAGGATGGCTTCGCGACCGATTGGCACCTGGTGCATTTAGGCAGCAGGGCCGTCGGTGGCGCGGCTTTGGTTCTTACAGAAGCCATAGCAGTTTCCCCTGAAGGCCGTATCAGTTATGCCGACCTGGGAATCTATAAAGATGAGCACATCGAGAAGCTTAAACAAATAGTAGACTTTGTACATGAGCAGGGCGCTTATATTGGTACTCAACTGGCACATGCAGGCCGTAAGGGCAGTACACACAAGCCATGGGATGGTGGTAAGCAAATACCATCGGACCAACCCAATGGATGGAAGACAGTTGGGCCGAGTGCGATACCATTTACACCTGAGCAGGAACCGCCGCTCGAATTAGATATAACAGGGATAGATAAAGTTATTGCCGATTTCAAAGCAGCAGCGCTTAGGTCTCACGAGGCGGGCTTCGATGTGATTGAACTGCACGCTGCCCATGGATACTTGATCAACCAGTTTTTATCGCCGCTTAGTAATCAGAGAGCAGATAATTACGGGGGTAGTTTTGAAAACCGTATCAGGCTGTTAATTGAAATAATAGACGCTATAAAGGAAGTTTGGCCGGAAGACAAAACCATCTTTGTGCGGATATCTGCTACCGAGTGGACAGATGGCGGCTGGACTGATGACGATTCTGTTAGCCTGGCTAAAGTTCTTAATGAGCGTGGTGTCGACCTTATCGACTGCTCAACAGGCGGAAATGTTGCCGGAGCAAAGATACCGCTATCGCCAGGCTACCAAGTGCAATTTGCAGAAAAGGTAAAACAGGAAGCCGGTATACTAACAGGCGCAGTTGGCCTGATCACCGAATCGAATCAAGCTGAAGAAATTATACGATCGGGCCGGGCAGACCTTATATTTATGGCGCGTGAACTTTTGCGCGATCCGTATTTTCCTTTGCGTGCCGCACATGAACTTGGCACAGAAACGCAGTGGCCAAAACAGTATGAACGTGCGCAATGGAAATGA
- a CDS encoding NADP-dependent isocitrate dehydrogenase, translated as MAKIKVENPVVELDGDEMTRIIWKFIKDKLILPYLDLDIKYYDLGIEYRDQTDDQVTVDAANAILKYGVGIKCATITPDEARVEEFGLKQMWKSPNGTIRNILDGTVFREPIVMSNVPRLVPNWTAPICIGRHAFGDQYRATDFVTKGKGKLTITFTPEDGGEEKSFEVYKFKGDGVALAMYNTDESIRGFAHACFNQALMKGWPLYLSTKNTILKKYDGRFKDIFEEIYQSDYKRKFTEAGITYEHRLIDDMVASALKWNGNFVWACKNYDGDVQSDTVAQGFGSLGLMTSTLVTPDGTVMEAEAAHGTVTRHYREYQAGRQTSTNPIASIFAWTRGLEFRGKLDGNQELVDFCHTLEQVCIETVESGKMTKDLAITVKAKVEHGTDYLYTEEFLEAINENLKAKLA; from the coding sequence ATGGCAAAAATTAAAGTAGAAAACCCCGTAGTAGAACTTGACGGGGACGAAATGACCCGTATTATCTGGAAATTTATAAAGGATAAACTGATACTGCCGTATCTGGACCTCGACATAAAATATTACGACCTGGGTATCGAATACCGCGACCAAACGGACGACCAGGTTACCGTTGACGCTGCTAATGCCATCCTTAAATATGGTGTTGGTATTAAATGCGCCACCATTACCCCCGATGAAGCACGCGTTGAAGAATTTGGCTTAAAACAAATGTGGAAATCGCCGAATGGCACTATCCGTAACATATTGGATGGTACCGTTTTCCGCGAGCCTATTGTTATGAGCAATGTACCGCGTTTGGTGCCAAACTGGACCGCCCCAATTTGTATAGGCCGTCATGCTTTTGGCGATCAGTACCGCGCTACAGATTTTGTGACTAAGGGCAAAGGTAAGCTGACCATCACTTTCACTCCGGAAGATGGCGGCGAAGAAAAGTCATTCGAGGTTTACAAATTTAAAGGCGATGGCGTTGCTTTAGCAATGTACAACACCGACGAGTCTATCCGTGGTTTTGCGCACGCTTGTTTTAACCAGGCGCTGATGAAAGGCTGGCCTTTATACCTGTCTACCAAAAACACCATCCTTAAAAAATACGACGGCCGCTTCAAAGATATTTTTGAAGAGATCTATCAAAGCGATTACAAACGAAAGTTTACTGAAGCCGGCATTACTTATGAGCACCGTTTAATTGACGATATGGTTGCTTCTGCATTAAAATGGAATGGCAACTTTGTTTGGGCTTGTAAAAACTATGATGGCGACGTACAGTCTGACACCGTTGCACAAGGCTTTGGTTCATTAGGTTTAATGACCTCTACGCTGGTTACCCCTGATGGTACTGTTATGGAGGCCGAGGCTGCACACGGTACGGTTACCCGCCACTACCGCGAGTATCAAGCCGGTCGCCAGACTTCTACCAACCCTATCGCGTCTATTTTCGCGTGGACACGTGGTTTGGAGTTTCGTGGTAAGTTGGATGGCAACCAGGAATTGGTTGACTTCTGCCACACTTTGGAACAAGTTTGTATAGAAACTGTTGAAAGCGGAAAAATGACAAAAGACTTAGCGATAACCGTTAAAGCTAAAGTTGAGCATGGTACAGATTACCTGTACACCGAAGAGTTTTTGGAAGCTATAAACGAAAACCTGAAAGCTAAATTAGCTTAA
- a CDS encoding aminotransferase class I/II-fold pyridoxal phosphate-dependent enzyme codes for MDLFDKIAKNMGGPIGQHQKWSHGYFSFPRLEGEIAPHMSFNGKELLVWSLNNYLGLANHPEVRDADAQAAADYGMAYPMGARMMSGNTRLHEKLESDLAEFVGMESAFLLNYGYQGMVSIIDALVDRNDVIVYDAESHACIIDGVRLHMGKRFVYQHNDVASCEKQLEHATKIVERTGGGILLITEGVFGMSGAQGKLKEIIALKRKYNFRILIDDAHGFGTMGETGAGTHEAQDCVKDIDVYFGTFAKSMAGIGAFVAADNEIINYLRYNMRSQTFAKALPMPMVIGLQKRFELLKAKPELRESLWKIAKALQNGLKQEGFDIGITNSMVTPVFLKGDLSEATSLTRDLRENYGLFCSIVVYPVIPKGLIELRLIPTAVHTLDDVQFTLDAFGKVAEKLKAGYYRKDAVEV; via the coding sequence TTGGATTTATTTGATAAGATAGCAAAGAACATGGGTGGCCCTATAGGGCAGCACCAGAAATGGTCGCACGGTTATTTCTCTTTTCCGCGTTTGGAAGGCGAAATTGCCCCGCACATGTCTTTCAACGGGAAAGAGCTTTTAGTGTGGAGTTTAAATAATTATCTGGGCCTGGCTAACCATCCTGAAGTGCGTGATGCCGACGCGCAGGCAGCGGCAGATTATGGCATGGCTTACCCTATGGGCGCGCGCATGATGTCTGGCAATACGCGCCTTCACGAAAAGCTGGAAAGCGACCTTGCCGAGTTTGTGGGCATGGAGAGTGCTTTCTTATTGAACTACGGCTATCAAGGCATGGTGTCTATCATTGACGCGCTGGTCGACCGGAATGATGTGATCGTTTATGATGCCGAATCGCATGCTTGTATCATTGATGGTGTGCGTTTGCACATGGGCAAGCGCTTTGTTTACCAGCATAACGATGTAGCCAGTTGCGAAAAGCAATTGGAGCATGCTACCAAAATAGTTGAACGCACAGGCGGCGGCATTTTGCTGATCACCGAGGGCGTTTTCGGCATGTCAGGTGCGCAAGGCAAGCTGAAAGAGATCATCGCGCTTAAAAGGAAATACAACTTCCGCATACTGATAGACGATGCGCATGGCTTTGGCACTATGGGTGAAACCGGTGCAGGCACACATGAAGCACAGGATTGTGTTAAAGATATTGACGTTTACTTTGGCACGTTTGCTAAATCTATGGCCGGTATAGGCGCTTTTGTGGCTGCTGATAATGAGATCATCAATTACCTGCGTTATAATATGCGCTCGCAAACATTTGCCAAGGCATTGCCTATGCCAATGGTGATCGGCCTGCAAAAGCGTTTCGAACTGCTAAAAGCGAAACCCGAATTGCGCGAAAGTCTTTGGAAGATAGCTAAAGCGCTGCAGAACGGTCTAAAGCAAGAAGGTTTTGATATTGGTATTACTAATAGCATGGTTACTCCGGTATTCCTGAAGGGCGACCTGAGTGAGGCTACCAGCCTAACCCGCGACCTGCGCGAAAACTACGGCTTGTTTTGCTCGATAGTGGTTTACCCTGTAATTCCTAAAGGCCTTATCGAACTGCGCCTGATCCCAACCGCGGTCCATACCCTGGACGACGTACAGTTTACATTGGACGCATTTGGCAAAGTAGCAGAGAAATTGAAAGCGGGCTATTACAGGAAAGACGCTGTGGAGGTGTAG
- the ftsZ gene encoding cell division protein FtsZ, with protein MQFEMLKEKSSIIKVIGVGGGGGNAVNHMYKQGITGVDFIICNTDAQALELSPIPNKVQLGASLTEGMGAGSIPEVGKNSAIENIDDIKQMLGANTKMLFITAGMGGGTGTGASPIIAKAAREMDILTVGIVTMPFSFEGKRRKMQAEDGLAELQANVDSFLVISNDRLRQIFGNLTLGSAFAQADDILTTAAKGIAEIITLPGYINVDFKDVRTVMASSGVAIMGSYAAEGDNRALRAVEGALSSPLLKDNEIEGARYILLNISSGEKEVTMDEVSIITDYIQEEAGLAADLIWGNCKDEALGDKISVTIIATGFQTKDEREKEVTSKKIVSMLIPEDAPLIKPVNEFVLPKQEESTEIFAKKESQPQQTGLFDFFASNETPADNSNDIIRFDLMPEEPAQPAETEQTSEFTFKLSEPVLNFEPAAEVVAQPEPEPEPEPEPIVGADDNKTDESIEEQLRKSRERIMRLKDLSMKLRNGNLQELESVPAYKRKEIALQQPPSSDESQVSRFSLTENDGQIEIRRNNSFLHDNVD; from the coding sequence ATGCAGTTTGAAATGTTAAAAGAAAAATCGTCTATCATCAAAGTAATTGGTGTTGGCGGTGGTGGTGGCAATGCGGTAAACCACATGTATAAGCAAGGCATTACGGGTGTAGATTTCATTATCTGTAATACCGATGCACAAGCTTTGGAGCTAAGCCCTATCCCAAATAAAGTGCAATTGGGTGCCAGCCTTACAGAAGGTATGGGTGCCGGCTCTATTCCCGAAGTTGGTAAAAACTCGGCTATCGAGAATATCGACGATATTAAACAAATGCTGGGCGCCAACACCAAAATGCTGTTCATTACAGCAGGTATGGGTGGTGGTACCGGTACAGGCGCCAGCCCAATCATCGCTAAGGCAGCCCGCGAAATGGATATCCTTACCGTGGGTATCGTAACTATGCCGTTCTCATTTGAAGGCAAGCGCCGTAAAATGCAGGCCGAAGATGGTTTAGCAGAATTACAGGCCAACGTCGATTCTTTCTTGGTAATTTCTAACGACCGTTTACGCCAGATATTCGGCAATCTTACCTTAGGCTCTGCTTTTGCGCAAGCAGACGACATTTTAACCACAGCTGCTAAAGGCATTGCAGAGATCATCACACTGCCGGGCTATATAAACGTAGATTTTAAAGATGTGCGGACCGTTATGGCCAGCAGCGGTGTTGCCATAATGGGCAGCTACGCAGCCGAGGGCGATAATCGTGCGCTACGTGCTGTAGAAGGTGCCTTGTCATCTCCATTATTGAAAGATAACGAAATTGAAGGTGCACGTTATATTTTGTTGAACATCAGTTCGGGTGAAAAAGAAGTAACCATGGACGAGGTGAGCATCATCACAGATTACATACAGGAAGAAGCCGGCCTTGCGGCCGACCTGATCTGGGGTAACTGTAAAGATGAAGCTTTAGGTGATAAGATTTCTGTAACCATCATCGCAACCGGTTTCCAAACTAAAGACGAACGCGAAAAAGAGGTTACCAGCAAAAAGATAGTTTCCATGCTGATACCTGAGGATGCACCGTTAATCAAGCCGGTTAACGAGTTTGTGCTGCCTAAGCAGGAAGAAAGCACCGAGATCTTTGCTAAAAAAGAATCTCAGCCACAACAAACAGGTTTGTTTGATTTCTTCGCATCAAATGAAACACCTGCTGATAATTCGAATGATATCATCCGTTTCGACCTGATGCCCGAAGAACCTGCACAGCCTGCAGAAACAGAGCAAACCAGCGAGTTTACTTTTAAACTTAGCGAACCGGTGTTGAATTTTGAGCCTGCTGCTGAAGTAGTTGCACAGCCAGAGCCCGAACCGGAACCTGAGCCGGAACCAATTGTTGGTGCCGACGATAACAAGACAGACGAAAGTATTGAAGAGCAGTTGCGGAAATCGCGCGAGCGTATTATGCGTTTGAAAGACCTGAGCATGAAGCTGCGTAATGGCAACTTGCAGGAACTGGAAAGCGTACCGGCTTATAAGCGTAAAGAGATAGCGCTGCAGCAACCGCCATCATCAGATGAAAGCCAGGTGTCGCGCTTCTCACTTACAGAGAACGACGGTCAGATAGAGATACGCAGAAACAATTCGTTCTTACATGATAATGTCGACTAA
- the ftsA gene encoding cell division protein FtsA, producing the protein MDKSSTQDKTSPIIVGLDIGTTKICAIVGRRSKNGKIEILGIGKAESAGVTRGMVSNIDKTVQGITQAVEIAGSQSNVEIRVVNVGIAGQHIKSLQHRGLITRRDLNSEISRKDIEKLVEDMYNLVMPPGEEIIHVLPQEFTVDNEPGIKDPIGMAGVRLEANFHIISGQVTAIKNIVKCVNKASLESQELILEPLASSESVLSDEEKEAGVVLIDIGGGTTDVAIFHEGIIRHTAVIPFGGNSVTEDIREGCSVMRNIAEQLKVRFGSALAEENKENEIVCVPGLRGRDAKEISVKNLAYVIQARMEEIIEHIYYEIKSSGYEKKLIGGIVITGGGAQLKHLPQLVEYVTGLDCRVGYPNEHLAKNEVLPKNVYEELQSPTFATGIGLLIKGIQKTEYDNMPQAAPQHVKEEKVKYADDRKFGLFGKILETGKRFIKDDINDEDFLK; encoded by the coding sequence ATGGACAAAAGCTCAACTCAAGACAAAACATCGCCAATTATTGTAGGCCTAGACATTGGTACAACCAAGATATGTGCTATTGTTGGACGCCGCAGTAAAAACGGCAAGATAGAAATATTGGGTATTGGTAAGGCAGAATCTGCCGGTGTAACCCGCGGTATGGTATCTAACATAGATAAAACCGTACAAGGAATTACGCAAGCGGTAGAGATCGCGGGCTCGCAATCAAACGTAGAGATACGCGTGGTAAATGTGGGTATCGCAGGCCAGCATATTAAAAGCCTGCAGCACCGCGGTTTAATTACCCGCCGTGACTTAAATTCAGAGATCAGCCGCAAGGATATCGAGAAACTGGTTGAAGATATGTACAACTTGGTGATGCCTCCGGGCGAAGAGATCATCCATGTGTTGCCGCAAGAGTTTACCGTAGACAACGAGCCGGGTATTAAAGACCCTATCGGCATGGCCGGTGTGCGCCTCGAGGCTAACTTCCATATCATTTCGGGCCAGGTTACCGCGATCAAAAACATTGTAAAATGTGTAAACAAGGCCAGCCTGGAAAGCCAGGAGCTGATACTTGAACCATTGGCTTCTTCAGAATCTGTTTTGAGCGACGAAGAAAAAGAAGCCGGTGTTGTGCTGATAGATATTGGTGGTGGTACAACTGATGTGGCCATTTTCCACGAGGGCATCATCCGTCACACGGCGGTAATACCTTTCGGCGGTAACAGCGTAACTGAAGATATCCGCGAAGGGTGTTCGGTAATGCGCAACATTGCAGAGCAATTGAAGGTGAGGTTTGGTTCTGCACTGGCCGAAGAAAACAAAGAAAACGAGATCGTTTGTGTACCGGGCCTGCGCGGCCGCGATGCCAAAGAAATATCAGTTAAAAACCTGGCTTATGTAATACAGGCCCGTATGGAAGAGATCATAGAGCATATCTACTATGAGATCAAATCGTCTGGTTATGAGAAAAAGCTGATAGGTGGCATCGTGATCACCGGTGGTGGGGCACAATTGAAACACCTGCCGCAGTTGGTTGAGTATGTTACCGGCCTGGACTGCCGCGTGGGCTATCCAAATGAACACCTGGCTAAAAACGAGGTGCTGCCTAAAAATGTGTATGAAGAATTACAGAGCCCAACGTTCGCAACCGGTATCGGGCTGCTGATCAAAGGCATCCAAAAAACCGAGTATGACAACATGCCTCAGGCGGCGCCGCAACACGTAAAAGAAGAAAAAGTTAAATACGCCGACGACCGGAAATTTGGCCTTTTCGGAAAAATCTTAGAGACCGGTAAACGTTTTATAAAAGACGACATCAACGACGAGGACTTTTTGAAATAA